One Sphingobacteruim zhuxiongii DNA window includes the following coding sequences:
- the trpB gene encoding tryptophan synthase subunit beta: MSKYQVNSKGYYGPFGGAYIPEMLYPNVEELQEQYLSILEDPSFRTEFEQLLKDYVGRPSPLYRANRLSEKYNANIFLKREDLNHTGAHKINNTIGQIILAEKLGKKRIIAETGAGQHGVATATVCALKGLECVVYMGEIDIKRQAPNVARMKMMGATVVAATSGSKTLKDATNEALRDWINNPVDTHYIIGSVVGPHPYPDMVARFQSIISEETKKQLLEKTGKETPDIVMACVGGGSNAAGMFYHFLDDEDVQLIAVEAAGHGVESGESAATTVLGHEGVLHGSRSILMQTDDGQVIEPYSISAGLDYPGIGPQHAWLFKSGRGTYVSATDDEAMQAGLQLTKLEGIIPAIESSHALAHLEKMNFTGNETVVICLSGRGDKDLDNYMNYFGF; the protein is encoded by the coding sequence ATGAGCAAATATCAAGTAAATAGCAAAGGATACTACGGTCCATTTGGTGGAGCATATATCCCAGAAATGCTATACCCGAATGTAGAAGAGCTACAGGAGCAATACTTAAGCATTTTAGAAGATCCTTCCTTTAGAACTGAATTCGAACAATTATTAAAAGACTACGTGGGTCGCCCCTCGCCTCTCTATCGTGCAAATCGTTTGTCAGAAAAATACAATGCAAACATTTTTTTAAAACGCGAGGACTTAAATCATACTGGCGCGCATAAAATCAACAACACCATCGGGCAAATTATTTTAGCCGAGAAGCTAGGTAAGAAGCGTATAATCGCAGAAACAGGAGCTGGCCAACATGGAGTAGCAACAGCTACAGTCTGCGCGCTAAAAGGCTTAGAGTGTGTTGTATACATGGGAGAGATTGATATTAAACGTCAGGCACCTAACGTTGCGCGTATGAAAATGATGGGAGCTACGGTCGTCGCTGCAACTTCTGGAAGCAAAACGCTTAAGGATGCAACCAATGAGGCATTAAGAGATTGGATAAATAACCCTGTCGACACGCATTACATCATTGGCTCAGTCGTTGGCCCTCACCCATATCCAGATATGGTTGCTCGTTTTCAGTCAATTATTTCCGAAGAAACGAAAAAACAACTATTAGAAAAAACAGGCAAAGAGACTCCAGATATCGTAATGGCTTGTGTTGGCGGAGGATCGAATGCTGCAGGTATGTTCTATCATTTCCTAGATGATGAAGATGTACAACTTATTGCTGTAGAAGCTGCGGGACATGGTGTTGAAAGCGGCGAATCTGCTGCTACAACAGTCTTAGGTCACGAAGGCGTTTTGCACGGCAGCCGTTCTATTCTTATGCAAACCGATGACGGTCAGGTTATCGAACCCTATTCTATTTCTGCAGGATTAGATTACCCAGGCATTGGACCACAACATGCTTGGTTATTTAAATCAGGACGTGGAACTTATGTTAGTGCAACGGATGACGAGGCTATGCAGGCTGGATTGCAGTTAACGAAATTAGAAGGAATTATCCCCGCTATTGAAAGTTCCCATGCACTCGCACATCTTGAAAAGATGAATTTTACAGGCAATGAAACCGTCGTAATCTGTTTATCAGGACGCGGTGATAAAGATTTAGATAATTACATGAACTATTTTGGATTTTAA
- a CDS encoding phosphoribosylanthranilate isomerase, giving the protein MARELLVKVCGMRDPANIEGLVKLPIDYIGHIFYAKSARYVSSVIETEIPDGIKKTGVFVNATFDEIKEKIKEHNLKTVQLHGDESANLCRNLKELHVEVIKAFGISDDFEWQRLEEFTDLVDFFLFDSKSDAYGGTGKTFNWEKLKSYPYAKPYFLSGGLSLDNITEAINFKDKYLVGLDLNSKFEISAGLKDLDNISKALKIIENEQISSK; this is encoded by the coding sequence ATGGCTAGAGAACTCCTTGTTAAAGTGTGCGGTATGCGAGATCCGGCCAATATTGAAGGACTCGTAAAACTTCCTATAGACTATATCGGACATATCTTTTATGCTAAATCAGCACGTTATGTATCATCAGTTATTGAAACAGAAATTCCGGACGGAATCAAAAAGACTGGTGTTTTTGTCAACGCTACTTTTGACGAAATAAAGGAAAAGATTAAGGAACACAATTTAAAAACTGTTCAGCTGCATGGTGATGAATCGGCCAATTTATGTAGGAATCTAAAAGAATTACACGTAGAAGTCATCAAAGCCTTTGGGATCAGTGATGATTTTGAATGGCAGAGATTGGAAGAGTTTACGGATTTAGTAGATTTTTTCCTATTCGACAGCAAAAGTGACGCTTACGGTGGAACAGGAAAAACCTTCAATTGGGAAAAGTTAAAAAGCTACCCATACGCTAAACCCTATTTTCTTAGCGGAGGATTATCCTTAGATAATATTACAGAAGCAATAAACTTCAAAGATAAATACCTAGTCGGTTTAGACTTAAATTCAAAATTCGAAATATCAGCAGGTTTAAAAGACCTCGACAATATCAGTAAAGCATTGAAAATAATTGAAAATGAGCAAATATCAAGTAAATAG
- the trpD gene encoding anthranilate phosphoribosyltransferase encodes MKEILAHLFEYKSFSRKEAYDILTNIATGKYDSHQIAAFMTIYGMRSIRVEELGGFRDAMYDLCNKVDFNGYDLIDMCGTGGDGKNTFNISTLASFIVAGAGYHVAKHGNVGVSSGCGSSNVMEHLGYQFTNDSDTLKGQLERANICFLHAPLFHPAMKTVAPIRRALAVKTFFNMLGPLTNPANPKFQSVGVFSLELARLYAYLYQGTDKQYSIMHALDGYDEISLTGDFKIITNQGENYYNVEELGFTPVKSEALAGGETVEEAAKIFKQIIEGTGTDEQNNTVLTNAAFGIKTFHPEKSFGDCFYEAESSLLGLKALNSFKKLING; translated from the coding sequence ATGAAAGAGATACTAGCACATTTATTTGAATACAAGTCCTTTAGCAGAAAGGAAGCCTATGATATCCTAACGAATATTGCAACTGGTAAATATGACAGCCATCAAATTGCCGCTTTTATGACGATATACGGTATGCGAAGCATACGTGTCGAAGAATTAGGTGGATTTAGAGATGCCATGTATGACTTATGCAATAAAGTTGATTTCAATGGCTATGACTTAATTGATATGTGCGGCACAGGTGGCGACGGAAAGAACACCTTCAACATCTCTACTCTGGCATCGTTCATTGTTGCGGGCGCAGGTTACCATGTAGCAAAACACGGTAATGTTGGTGTATCATCCGGTTGTGGGTCTTCCAACGTGATGGAACACCTAGGCTATCAATTTACCAATGATTCGGATACCTTAAAGGGCCAATTGGAGCGGGCGAACATTTGTTTCCTACATGCTCCTCTATTTCATCCTGCAATGAAAACAGTCGCTCCAATCCGACGAGCACTTGCAGTTAAGACATTCTTTAATATGTTAGGTCCATTAACTAATCCAGCCAATCCTAAATTTCAATCCGTAGGTGTCTTTAGTTTGGAATTAGCGCGATTATATGCATATCTGTACCAAGGAACTGACAAACAATATAGTATTATGCATGCCTTAGATGGATACGATGAGATCTCGTTGACAGGAGATTTTAAGATTATTACCAATCAGGGCGAAAACTACTATAATGTTGAAGAGCTTGGGTTTACTCCAGTAAAATCAGAGGCATTAGCTGGTGGAGAAACTGTCGAAGAAGCTGCTAAAATCTTCAAACAGATTATTGAAGGAACAGGTACGGATGAACAAAACAACACGGTATTAACCAATGCAGCATTTGGTATAAAAACTTTCCATCCAGAAAAAAGCTTCGGGGATTGTTTCTACGAGGCTGAATCATCGTTATTAGGATTAAAAGCCCTCAATAGTTTTAAGAAACTGATCAATGGCTAG
- a CDS encoding DUF2795 domain-containing protein, which yields MYWTLELASHLEDAPWPATKDELIDYAIRSGAPVEVIENLQALEDDGEPYENIEEIWPDYPTKDDFFFNEDEY from the coding sequence ATGTATTGGACACTTGAATTAGCTTCGCATTTAGAAGACGCTCCATGGCCAGCGACAAAAGATGAATTAATTGACTACGCCATTCGTTCAGGAGCACCTGTTGAAGTGATTGAAAACCTTCAAGCGTTAGAAGACGACGGTGAACCTTACGAGAACATCGAGGAGATCTGGCCAGATTATCCGACAAAAGATGATTTCTTTTTCAACGAAGACGAATATTAA
- a CDS encoding lysophospholipid acyltransferase family protein, producing MLLLLRKIHRLLYFISVLFFFILCYPLLFVLSRNPHKNYAAIVWFRKWISVLSVHLVGIRFKINYEEPIDWSQPYIICPNHTSILDITALTYLCPQQFSFMGKIELLKNPVTRIFFKSIDIPVKRESKISAFKAFKRGLELLQEKKSLVIFPEGAIEEKYPPTLHKFKPGAFRMAQENHTAILPVIIHNAWKIMWDDGRQYGSKPGLIEITILKPIHHSELENGKVNGIETEVYEKMNKVWIENLSKY from the coding sequence ATGTTGTTACTTTTAAGAAAAATACATAGACTACTCTACTTCATTTCTGTATTATTCTTTTTTATCCTTTGCTATCCATTGCTCTTCGTGTTGTCGAGAAATCCACATAAGAACTATGCGGCTATTGTTTGGTTTCGCAAATGGATATCTGTTTTAAGCGTACATCTAGTTGGTATTCGTTTCAAAATAAATTACGAAGAGCCGATTGATTGGTCGCAACCTTACATCATCTGCCCAAACCACACTTCTATTCTAGATATTACGGCACTTACCTATCTCTGTCCGCAACAATTCTCATTTATGGGTAAGATTGAACTATTGAAGAATCCGGTAACTAGAATATTCTTTAAATCTATTGACATTCCCGTAAAAAGAGAAAGTAAAATATCCGCATTCAAAGCTTTTAAACGTGGGCTAGAATTACTTCAGGAAAAAAAATCATTAGTTATTTTCCCTGAAGGGGCGATTGAAGAAAAGTATCCGCCGACTCTACATAAATTCAAACCTGGCGCTTTCCGAATGGCGCAAGAAAATCATACCGCAATTTTACCGGTTATCATACATAATGCTTGGAAAATCATGTGGGATGATGGACGTCAATACGGATCAAAACCCGGTCTGATTGAAATAACAATACTAAAACCTATTCATCATTCTGAATTGGAAAACGGCAAAGTAAATGGAATTGAGACGGAAGTATACGAAAAGATGAATAAAGTTTGGATTGAAAACCTAAGCAAATATTGA
- a CDS encoding dipeptidase, whose translation MQKIKDYVEANKDRFLDELFELLRFPSVSADPQFKEGVLNTAEFVAQKLKDAGADNVEICPTAGYPIVYGEKIFDPSLPTVLVYGHYDVQPADPLELWDTPPFEPTVRDGKIYARGAADDKGQFYMHVKAFEYMVKNNELACNIKFMIEGEEEVGSANLGIFVSANKERLKADVIVISDTSMISLETPSLETGLRGLSYVEVEVTGPNRDLHSGVYGGAVANPATILAKLIASLHDENNHIAIPGFYDDVVELTDEERKALNAAPFDIEEYKTDLGVAEVWGEKGYTTIERTGTRPTLEVNGIWGGYIGEGAKTVLPSKAFAKISMRLVPNQKSERITKLFKDHFEGIAPNYIKVDVKPHHGGEPVVTPTDSIAYKAAEKALEETFNKKPVPTRGGGSIPIVALFEQELGIKTVLLGFGLDSDNLHSPNEKYGIENYLKGIETIPLFHKYYAELSK comes from the coding sequence ATGCAAAAAATCAAAGACTATGTAGAAGCGAATAAGGATCGCTTCTTGGATGAATTATTTGAATTATTGCGCTTTCCCTCTGTAAGTGCAGATCCACAATTTAAAGAAGGTGTCTTAAACACTGCAGAGTTTGTCGCTCAAAAATTAAAAGATGCTGGCGCGGATAACGTTGAAATCTGCCCGACTGCTGGTTATCCGATTGTTTATGGAGAGAAAATCTTCGATCCATCATTACCAACTGTATTAGTTTATGGTCACTACGACGTACAACCAGCCGATCCATTAGAGTTATGGGATACTCCTCCTTTCGAGCCTACTGTTCGCGATGGTAAAATCTATGCACGTGGTGCTGCCGATGATAAAGGCCAATTCTATATGCACGTAAAGGCATTTGAATATATGGTTAAGAACAATGAATTAGCATGTAATATCAAATTCATGATTGAAGGTGAGGAAGAGGTTGGTTCAGCAAATCTTGGCATCTTTGTTAGTGCAAATAAAGAACGTTTAAAAGCAGATGTAATCGTTATTTCAGACACTTCAATGATTAGTCTTGAGACCCCTTCATTGGAAACTGGACTACGTGGTTTATCTTATGTTGAAGTGGAAGTTACTGGTCCTAATCGCGACTTACACTCCGGCGTTTACGGAGGTGCTGTAGCGAATCCAGCTACCATTTTAGCGAAGTTAATTGCATCACTTCATGATGAGAACAACCATATTGCTATCCCTGGATTTTATGACGATGTTGTAGAGCTGACAGACGAAGAACGCAAAGCTTTAAATGCCGCTCCTTTTGACATTGAAGAATACAAAACAGATTTAGGAGTTGCGGAAGTGTGGGGAGAGAAAGGATATACTACTATTGAGCGCACTGGTACTCGTCCAACGTTGGAAGTAAACGGTATCTGGGGTGGATATATTGGTGAGGGTGCAAAGACTGTTTTACCTTCGAAAGCATTTGCTAAAATATCAATGCGTTTAGTTCCTAACCAAAAATCAGAGCGCATTACAAAATTATTCAAAGATCACTTCGAAGGCATTGCTCCAAATTACATCAAAGTGGATGTTAAACCGCATCATGGTGGCGAGCCTGTCGTTACTCCAACAGACAGTATTGCTTACAAAGCGGCTGAGAAAGCTTTAGAAGAAACATTTAATAAAAAGCCTGTTCCTACACGCGGTGGTGGTTCGATTCCAATTGTAGCTTTATTTGAGCAAGAATTAGGAATCAAAACAGTATTACTAGGCTTTGGTTTAGACAGTGACAACTTACACTCTCCAAATGAGAAGTATGGTATCGAAAACTACCTAAAGGGTATAGAGACAATTCCACTTTTTCATAAATATTACGCTGAATTAAGCAAATAA
- a CDS encoding outer membrane beta-barrel protein, which produces MKTLANAFLCLFFALTFVNASAQHKISGSIINESDKSKLTNASIMLLQAKDSILVDFTRAKANGNFELNNPDSLDYLLIVSYPKFGDYFQSIKKGSGNVDLGQVELQSAAHLIEEVLIKGKIPVVIKGDTTEYDASSFVTEKNAKVEDLLKVLPGISVDASGKITAQGKTVEKVLVDGEEFFGDDPTLVTRNIRSDMVDKVQVYEKKSEQAERTGVDDGTRVQTINVKLKEDAKNGSFGKAELAGGLDGDREYYMGKLAYNKFKGSFKLGAYLMSSTDGKFSLSWEEQEKFNVSDTESGMNADGGFYMFSRGDEFTHWNGKGNPKAISLGASVMDAWKDKKHKLNASYKYAKIENDVYENTLSQNATNQGLINSNKDDAVRSDANKHRINAKYDVAIDSLTSLTVRVSADRTHSERATNMNATTLRDNVLASDNFSQQQSESDKTNLTYNAYYTKKFKKEGRSIALTLNGNNDENRGELYLQSELNNHIQQKRDTVDQFKDIKSNTNSFRTSIVYSEPLSKRWRSAIGYDFSNSKSHSIMSSFNKDNTGAYTDFDDLYSNDFDVRTLSNAANLTFAYKSDKVDFNLTNLIRHDDMSMNNILESSELNRNYLTYNPNARIRYNITKTKSIGFSYTRNNQLPGLTQLQPLRQNTDQMNQTIGNENLKPSVTNSFNVNGGSYEMMKGIYMYLGTGITQNKGAIQLNETVFPDGSRIMVYDNAKKDAITGYAWGGGGFPVVKKYQIKADISLNANYNNSYNMIRDVPSNNYDAIPFELNKSTSYNYNFRTALEKSTTKGLDFVFGVSPGWNIMRSSFTPTRNSEGFVLNGDASYKAYLPGKIQLYGELTYEYQAPTKAYAEKFERLLFTPGIQKKFLKGENLAVDFYVSDVFKQNKGFSRRQSGSSFTQQSYNTISRYFMLKVSWDFTSMKGAQ; this is translated from the coding sequence ATGAAAACACTAGCCAACGCCTTTCTCTGCCTTTTCTTTGCTCTGACTTTTGTTAATGCATCTGCACAACATAAAATATCTGGATCAATAATCAACGAATCAGACAAGAGCAAATTGACCAACGCGTCGATCATGTTGCTCCAAGCAAAAGATTCAATTTTAGTTGACTTTACTCGTGCTAAAGCTAATGGAAATTTTGAGCTTAACAATCCAGATAGTTTAGACTATTTATTAATTGTATCGTATCCTAAGTTTGGAGATTATTTTCAGTCGATTAAAAAGGGCTCAGGAAATGTAGACTTAGGTCAAGTGGAACTACAGAGTGCTGCGCATCTGATTGAGGAAGTCTTGATAAAAGGTAAGATACCCGTAGTAATTAAAGGGGATACGACGGAATATGATGCTTCTAGTTTCGTGACCGAGAAGAATGCAAAGGTTGAGGACTTATTAAAAGTATTGCCCGGGATATCGGTTGATGCTTCTGGAAAGATAACAGCGCAAGGCAAAACCGTGGAGAAGGTTTTAGTGGATGGAGAAGAGTTTTTTGGCGATGACCCAACCTTAGTGACACGTAACATACGTTCAGATATGGTGGATAAGGTTCAGGTATATGAAAAGAAATCAGAACAAGCGGAACGTACAGGTGTAGATGACGGAACTCGAGTTCAAACGATTAATGTGAAATTAAAGGAGGATGCAAAGAACGGTTCTTTTGGTAAAGCTGAACTAGCGGGTGGCTTAGACGGGGACAGAGAGTATTACATGGGCAAGTTAGCCTACAATAAGTTCAAAGGCAGTTTTAAGCTTGGGGCTTATCTGATGTCTTCAACGGACGGGAAATTTAGCCTAAGCTGGGAAGAACAAGAAAAATTTAATGTGTCGGATACGGAGTCTGGGATGAACGCTGATGGTGGATTTTATATGTTCTCTAGGGGTGATGAATTTACTCACTGGAACGGAAAAGGGAATCCGAAGGCGATTTCGCTAGGCGCTTCGGTTATGGATGCTTGGAAAGACAAAAAGCATAAACTCAACGCGAGTTATAAATACGCAAAGATTGAGAATGATGTTTATGAAAATACTTTATCGCAGAATGCCACAAACCAGGGCTTGATTAATAGTAATAAGGACGATGCGGTACGGTCGGATGCTAACAAGCATAGAATAAATGCAAAATATGATGTTGCAATTGATTCATTAACATCGCTTACAGTACGGGTTTCAGCGGATAGAACACATTCAGAACGCGCAACCAATATGAATGCAACGACCCTAAGAGATAATGTGCTAGCTTCTGATAATTTTAGTCAACAGCAAAGTGAGTCGGATAAAACAAATCTTACTTATAACGCCTATTATACTAAGAAATTTAAGAAAGAAGGGCGTTCAATTGCGTTGACTCTGAATGGAAATAATGATGAGAATAGAGGAGAATTGTACTTACAATCAGAATTGAATAATCATATACAGCAGAAACGGGATACGGTTGATCAATTTAAGGATATTAAATCCAATACAAATAGTTTCCGTACATCAATTGTCTATTCAGAGCCTTTATCAAAACGTTGGCGGTCGGCTATTGGATATGATTTTAGTAATTCGAAGTCGCACTCCATAATGAGTTCCTTCAATAAGGATAATACAGGGGCGTATACTGATTTTGACGATCTGTATAGTAATGACTTTGATGTTAGGACATTATCTAATGCTGCAAACTTAACTTTTGCATACAAATCCGATAAGGTAGATTTTAATTTAACGAATTTGATTCGTCATGATGACATGTCGATGAATAATATTTTAGAGTCAAGCGAACTTAATCGAAACTATTTAACATACAATCCCAATGCTCGCATCCGTTATAATATTACAAAAACTAAATCTATTGGATTTAGCTACACAAGGAATAACCAACTTCCAGGTTTAACACAACTTCAACCTTTACGTCAGAATACCGACCAAATGAATCAAACAATAGGTAATGAAAATTTAAAACCTTCAGTTACAAATAGCTTTAATGTGAATGGAGGCTCCTATGAGATGATGAAGGGGATTTATATGTATCTAGGAACGGGCATTACGCAGAATAAAGGGGCAATTCAATTAAATGAAACAGTTTTCCCTGACGGTTCTAGAATTATGGTGTATGATAACGCAAAGAAAGATGCCATTACTGGATACGCTTGGGGGGGCGGTGGATTTCCTGTCGTCAAGAAGTATCAAATCAAAGCTGATATTAGTCTGAATGCTAATTATAATAATTCTTATAATATGATTCGCGATGTGCCGTCCAATAACTACGATGCTATTCCATTTGAGTTGAATAAATCAACGAGTTATAACTACAACTTCCGAACAGCACTTGAAAAGAGTACAACAAAAGGATTAGACTTCGTTTTTGGTGTCTCACCTGGTTGGAATATTATGCGTTCAAGTTTCACACCTACCCGAAACTCAGAAGGTTTTGTATTAAATGGAGATGCTAGTTATAAAGCTTATTTACCAGGCAAGATTCAGTTATATGGGGAATTAACCTACGAATACCAAGCTCCTACAAAAGCATACGCTGAGAAGTTTGAACGGTTATTATTTACCCCTGGAATTCAAAAGAAATTCTTAAAAGGAGAGAATCTGGCAGTTGACTTTTATGTGAGCGATGTCTTCAAGCAGAATAAAGGTTTCTCTCGTAGACAATCTGGAAGCTCATTTACTCAACAATCATATAATACGATTTCCAGATACTTTATGCTAAAAGTAAGTTGGGATTTTACATCAATGAAAGGAGCTCAATAA
- a CDS encoding GLPGLI family protein, producing MKMKYYITIVLLLVLGLQQTYAQNAFFPEQGIITYDKTVHVKNMLRRQISLMKDGDFQRKFFEEMLDKVPETAVLQRKLTFAGSESIVEPLAKEQPAAIAQLLRFGFLDYGTKIYQNLATKQTSMTLEIGGSPIAISDSLTNVKWKITNEYRNIAGYDCRRANGVTLDSVYVVAFYTEQIPLASSPSSLHGLPGMILGLVVPEQNFNMYASKVETIGATVSDNLIKKKSSAVTREQTRKKMKEIIGQWLSDKQFGFFFAAMML from the coding sequence ATGAAAATGAAATATTATATCACTATTGTATTGTTACTAGTTCTGGGATTACAGCAAACTTATGCCCAGAATGCATTCTTTCCAGAACAAGGTATTATCACATACGATAAAACAGTGCATGTTAAAAATATGCTACGTCGACAAATAAGCTTAATGAAAGATGGCGACTTTCAACGCAAGTTTTTTGAAGAAATGCTTGATAAGGTGCCAGAGACAGCTGTATTACAGCGTAAGCTTACTTTTGCCGGGAGTGAGTCGATTGTAGAGCCGTTGGCCAAAGAACAACCTGCGGCGATTGCCCAATTACTTCGATTCGGTTTTCTAGATTACGGAACGAAGATCTACCAAAATTTGGCGACAAAGCAAACATCGATGACTTTAGAAATAGGAGGCTCACCAATAGCTATTTCAGACTCGCTAACGAATGTTAAGTGGAAGATCACAAATGAGTATAGGAATATTGCGGGATACGATTGTAGACGCGCAAACGGCGTTACATTGGACTCTGTCTATGTGGTAGCATTCTATACGGAACAAATACCACTCGCGAGTAGTCCGAGTAGTCTACATGGTTTGCCCGGTATGATACTAGGTCTTGTTGTCCCAGAGCAGAATTTTAATATGTATGCCTCCAAAGTTGAGACGATTGGGGCGACAGTAAGCGATAACCTCATCAAGAAGAAAAGCTCTGCTGTTACGCGGGAGCAGACCAGAAAAAAGATGAAGGAGATCATTGGGCAATGGTTATCGGACAAACAATTCGGCTT